From one Methanorbis furvi genomic stretch:
- a CDS encoding DGQHR domain-containing protein — MKNTICSCCGRKIVDKVHGPYSDGQCVCDVCWNDPALFFEDKVATSFQINPQETLDLTDSLNQIEVIDMYLSSVKSGSFQNTFSWTNLINNKHLTIPVLKFSQKGLPLFIGKIRPAELLVMSSVDQWNEDRLEGYQRERIKEKNREIKDFLKNCDIPIVPPIIASVKLSSFIPTSDDYGQMEIPIIPGNISLIDGQQRTGGFYELFYEIRSEGKKNKDHGDMILDRYAEFLKFEIPILLIDPQLIIKKLQEKNSLSDIKPIDVERAFFFVINKTQKSVSSSLKDELAYLTISAGITGIPAIEKDRWRVDLVPIVNELNKEGSPLYGLINLGGSSGLQRPIPLTSFVSSLKPLYDNPTFHAYSQEEKLQFLKAYWGAVKEVFPDAFAQTKQYLLTKTIGMYPMNSLSADILNEMLKDGKNPLLQSDVYPYILLLGDLDWSVNASEFRYFIGRKGTGRGYELLKEAFQKKI; from the coding sequence ATGAAAAATACTATTTGTTCTTGTTGTGGTCGTAAGATTGTTGACAAAGTACATGGTCCATATTCTGATGGACAATGCGTCTGTGATGTATGTTGGAATGACCCTGCGTTGTTTTTTGAAGATAAAGTCGCCACTTCTTTTCAGATAAATCCTCAAGAAACACTTGATTTAACTGATAGTTTGAATCAAATCGAGGTCATAGACATGTACCTCTCTTCGGTGAAATCAGGTAGTTTTCAAAATACTTTCTCGTGGACGAATCTTATCAATAACAAACATCTAACTATCCCAGTACTGAAATTCAGCCAAAAAGGCCTTCCTTTGTTTATTGGCAAGATTCGGCCTGCTGAGTTATTAGTGATGAGTTCTGTGGATCAATGGAACGAAGATAGATTAGAGGGATATCAACGCGAACGAATTAAAGAAAAAAATAGAGAAATTAAAGATTTTTTGAAAAACTGCGACATTCCAATTGTCCCCCCCATTATCGCGAGTGTCAAACTGTCATCATTCATTCCAACTAGTGATGATTATGGCCAAATGGAGATCCCAATCATTCCGGGTAATATTTCTCTCATAGATGGTCAGCAGAGAACAGGGGGATTTTACGAATTATTTTATGAAATTCGATCTGAAGGGAAAAAGAATAAAGATCATGGCGATATGATTTTGGATCGTTATGCGGAGTTTTTGAAATTCGAAATCCCTATTCTTCTCATCGATCCTCAACTCATTATTAAAAAATTACAGGAAAAAAATTCATTATCTGATATAAAACCAATTGATGTTGAACGTGCTTTCTTCTTCGTGATTAATAAAACTCAGAAGTCGGTAAGTTCTTCATTGAAAGATGAACTGGCCTATCTTACGATTTCTGCTGGTATTACGGGAATTCCTGCAATTGAAAAGGATAGATGGCGTGTTGATCTCGTTCCAATAGTGAATGAACTGAACAAGGAAGGGTCCCCACTATATGGATTGATTAATCTCGGAGGCTCAAGTGGTCTTCAACGTCCGATCCCATTAACATCATTTGTTTCTTCTCTGAAACCTCTTTACGATAATCCCACATTTCATGCATATTCCCAAGAAGAAAAATTGCAATTTTTGAAAGCATACTGGGGGGCTGTAAAAGAAGTGTTTCCAGACGCTTTCGCGCAGACCAAACAGTATTTATTGACCAAAACCATTGGAATGTATCCTATGAATTCACTTTCAGCAGATATATTGAATGAAATGCTGAAGGATGGGAAAAATCCACTGCTCCAGAGTGATGTCTATCCCTACATCCTTTTGTTGGGGGATCTGGATTGGTCTGTTAATGCATCCGAATTTAGATATTTTATTGGTAGAAAAGGAACCGGAAGAGGATATGAATTATTAAAAGAGGCGTTTCAAAAGAAAATTTAA
- a CDS encoding DEAD/DEAH box helicase family protein, with protein sequence MGLKDLRLNDAYSTGMGDDVVNDFYIPILGCAVEYNRISGYFSSKSLAITASGINGLIQNDGVMRLLTSPNLEKKDVECISDILSGDPILLEKYLLQELDSFDLEESFTKDHVKALAWMLKNNRLEIRIALPITTNGNSDPASLFHSKIGYIKDVMGDSLTFTGSNNETGSGLIRNIEDFKVFFSWGSDKDKKCVDIDTLTFEKYWNNESPCVKTVSLPDAVHQRLLTVAPNSIDDLDLEKYYAERKQSQRAIKLYDYQKDAINSWFEAEKRGLFEMATGTGKTFTAIGCLERLLLERTSPLLIVITCPQVHLVNQWETSIRKFDLDVDVLYNSNELGSTWKDKFSDLLSHLNLGRKQSAILITTHRTFSSSKFIEILSRKKKRFEVCIVADEAHGTGAEGAQKGLLPLYDYRLALSATPRRLYDEEGTDAIFDFFGDTLYEFPLDRAITTINPATGMMFLTSYRYVPIFVNLSRGEYLDYQELSTQIQNARFYHGDPDKDVNRDILEKLLIKRANIVKNCDEKYPMFERLLSDISKTLMNTLIFVDPGQFSSILSILDSHNIRHHQFTQSEGAKPAKNGCGLSERDEIIRDLQSGKYQALVAMQCLNEGVDIPSADTGIILASSTNPREYVQRLGRLIRNFPGKEMATVYDFIVCQNLNGVRTILPSELNRARYIGVSAQNSDEILSQLYV encoded by the coding sequence ATGGGGTTGAAGGATTTACGCTTAAATGATGCCTATTCTACAGGAATGGGTGATGATGTTGTAAATGATTTTTATATCCCTATTTTGGGTTGTGCAGTTGAATATAACCGAATATCAGGATATTTTTCATCAAAAAGTTTGGCGATAACAGCCTCGGGTATCAACGGATTAATTCAAAATGATGGTGTGATGAGATTATTGACATCCCCAAATCTAGAAAAAAAGGATGTTGAGTGTATTTCTGATATTTTGTCTGGTGATCCTATCTTACTTGAAAAATATCTTCTTCAAGAATTGGATTCATTTGATCTTGAAGAATCTTTCACCAAAGATCATGTAAAAGCTCTTGCTTGGATGCTGAAAAATAACCGATTAGAGATACGAATTGCTTTACCCATAACCACTAACGGAAATTCCGATCCTGCTTCATTATTTCACTCAAAAATTGGTTACATCAAAGATGTAATGGGTGATTCATTAACATTTACTGGTTCAAATAATGAAACAGGATCTGGATTAATTAGGAATATTGAGGATTTTAAGGTGTTTTTTAGTTGGGGTTCTGATAAGGATAAAAAATGCGTTGACATTGACACCTTAACCTTCGAAAAATACTGGAATAACGAATCTCCATGTGTGAAAACGGTCAGTCTTCCCGATGCTGTCCATCAGAGATTATTAACCGTCGCCCCGAATTCCATTGATGATCTGGATCTCGAAAAATATTATGCCGAAAGAAAACAATCCCAACGGGCTATTAAATTGTATGATTATCAAAAAGATGCAATTAATAGTTGGTTCGAAGCAGAAAAACGCGGACTCTTTGAAATGGCCACAGGTACAGGAAAAACCTTTACAGCCATTGGGTGTCTAGAGAGGTTATTGCTCGAAAGAACATCTCCTCTCTTAATTGTCATTACCTGCCCTCAGGTACATTTAGTAAACCAGTGGGAGACGTCAATCAGAAAATTTGATCTCGACGTTGATGTTCTCTATAATTCTAATGAATTAGGAAGTACATGGAAAGATAAATTCAGTGATCTTTTGTCGCATCTAAATCTCGGGCGGAAACAGAGTGCGATCTTGATCACGACACATCGTACTTTTTCTTCATCTAAGTTCATCGAAATTCTTAGTCGTAAAAAGAAACGTTTTGAAGTATGTATTGTTGCTGATGAAGCTCATGGAACCGGAGCTGAGGGAGCGCAAAAAGGACTGTTACCATTATATGATTACCGTCTCGCCCTGAGTGCAACTCCACGCAGGCTATATGACGAAGAAGGTACTGATGCTATTTTTGACTTCTTTGGAGATACCCTCTATGAATTTCCATTGGATAGAGCCATTACAACTATCAATCCTGCAACTGGAATGATGTTTCTAACATCATACAGGTACGTCCCAATTTTCGTAAATTTGTCTCGTGGTGAGTACTTGGACTATCAGGAGCTTTCTACGCAAATTCAGAACGCTCGATTTTATCATGGTGATCCCGATAAAGATGTAAATCGCGATATTTTAGAAAAACTCCTTATTAAGCGTGCTAATATTGTTAAAAACTGTGATGAGAAATATCCCATGTTTGAAAGATTACTCTCAGATATCTCAAAAACACTTATGAATACACTCATATTTGTAGATCCTGGCCAGTTCTCTTCCATACTTTCCATCTTGGATTCGCATAACATCCGTCATCATCAATTCACCCAATCCGAAGGTGCAAAGCCAGCCAAAAATGGATGCGGGCTCTCAGAACGTGACGAAATAATTCGAGATTTACAGTCTGGTAAATATCAAGCTCTTGTGGCGATGCAGTGTCTAAATGAGGGAGTTGACATCCCTTCAGCAGACACAGGAATTATACTTGCAAGCAGTACTAATCCACGTGAATATGTTCAGAGATTGGGGAGACTGATTCGAAACTTTCCTGGAAAAGAGATGGCCACAGTTTATGACTTTATTGTCTGTCAAAATTTGAATGGTGTTCGTACAATTCTTCCAAGTGAATTGAACCGTGCCCGCTACATTGGTGTGAGTGCTCAAAATAGTGACGAAATATTGTCTCAATTGTATGTATGA
- a CDS encoding AAA family ATPase: MRITKILISNYRQHKNIEVEFKKRGENDLHLFIAKNGVGKTNTLNAIYWCLYNEEPYLSIKNQSMPILNKACWNSGKRQETVSVEIHIQNPTNKETIIIKRTQNFDLTASNPTSPSMRVPRPENSKLSVFQSFGGANPWEIEDTESTNNLISRFVPKEISEYFLFDGERLDNYFRDSSGGKIETAIARISKLDQLDDMRRRLDTLQTEFRKQIKGGNLSIENLGEIRDDFKNKLEENERKRTQTKEIIEDHKKRLQELSSELIHTPDIKKIEADLLKVDMDITSISSAQSIDQKTKSDKVYEYFIKWQFYQPMILLKSEINRKRQTKEIPVVQNKDVVEEIKRLHHCSICGRELDSNSEIFIDNLLKSYTMSTTTSSELLGIDWLLGNTIREFQESFPDKLDEITERINRHEEQLSSADARKGELSFSIKNYSDGKVRKLQEEREDRETAKYNAVRTLGSLDSEIDRLKIEFDKAERNLDRETSKVDKKNRSKQSYEICGEAIRILDKSRENILNDIRNDIQTETNTAFFKMIWKKSTFKEIKIEKDYSVMLYDMNDVPVLGSISKAENELLALAFTMALHKVSGFEAPIIIDTPVARISSEQRAAFGRALADVSKDKQMILLFTPDEYSDNIREVIEPIASQKYTYELSPDEAETRLITVGEI; encoded by the coding sequence ATGAGAATTACGAAGATTTTAATTTCCAATTATCGCCAACATAAAAATATCGAAGTCGAATTTAAAAAACGCGGAGAAAATGATCTTCATCTTTTCATTGCAAAAAATGGAGTTGGAAAGACCAACACTCTGAATGCAATTTATTGGTGTCTTTATAATGAAGAACCATATCTCTCGATAAAGAACCAAAGTATGCCAATACTTAACAAAGCATGTTGGAATTCAGGTAAACGACAAGAAACCGTCTCTGTGGAGATACATATCCAAAATCCCACTAACAAGGAGACAATCATCATCAAAAGGACTCAGAATTTTGATCTAACTGCATCTAATCCAACATCCCCCTCAATGCGAGTACCTCGTCCCGAAAATTCAAAATTATCTGTTTTTCAGAGTTTTGGCGGAGCGAATCCATGGGAAATCGAGGACACAGAAAGTACAAATAATTTGATATCGCGTTTTGTCCCAAAAGAAATTAGTGAATATTTCCTTTTTGATGGTGAGCGGCTGGATAATTATTTTAGGGATAGTTCTGGGGGGAAAATTGAGACTGCAATTGCAAGGATTTCCAAGTTGGACCAGTTGGATGATATGAGACGTCGATTGGACACACTTCAAACTGAGTTCCGAAAACAAATAAAGGGTGGAAATCTATCCATTGAAAATTTAGGTGAAATACGTGACGATTTCAAAAATAAGTTGGAGGAAAATGAAAGGAAGCGCACCCAAACAAAGGAGATCATAGAGGATCATAAAAAAAGATTGCAGGAACTTAGCAGTGAGCTAATCCATACTCCAGATATCAAGAAAATTGAAGCAGATTTACTAAAAGTCGATATGGATATAACATCAATCTCATCAGCCCAATCTATAGATCAAAAAACAAAAAGTGATAAGGTATATGAGTATTTTATCAAATGGCAGTTTTATCAACCAATGATACTTCTGAAGAGCGAAATTAATCGCAAGAGGCAAACTAAAGAAATTCCCGTAGTACAAAATAAGGATGTTGTTGAGGAAATTAAACGATTACATCATTGCAGCATCTGCGGACGTGAGCTTGATTCCAACTCAGAGATCTTTATTGATAACCTTTTGAAATCATATACTATGTCAACGACCACTTCAAGTGAGTTACTTGGTATCGATTGGTTACTTGGCAATACAATTCGTGAGTTCCAGGAATCTTTTCCAGATAAATTGGATGAGATTACCGAACGTATCAACCGGCATGAAGAGCAATTGAGTAGTGCTGACGCAAGGAAGGGTGAACTTTCATTTTCCATAAAAAATTATAGCGACGGTAAGGTCAGAAAACTTCAGGAGGAACGTGAGGATCGAGAGACGGCAAAATACAATGCCGTACGAACTTTGGGATCATTAGATAGTGAAATAGATCGCCTCAAGATTGAATTTGATAAGGCTGAAAGGAACTTGGACCGTGAAACGTCAAAAGTGGATAAAAAAAACAGATCAAAACAATCTTACGAGATATGTGGAGAGGCAATCCGCATTTTAGATAAGTCTCGTGAGAACATTTTGAATGATATTCGTAATGATATTCAGACGGAAACTAATACTGCTTTCTTTAAAATGATCTGGAAAAAGTCGACTTTTAAAGAAATTAAGATTGAAAAAGATTACAGTGTCATGCTCTATGACATGAATGATGTGCCTGTGTTAGGGAGTATTAGTAAAGCAGAAAACGAGTTATTGGCCTTGGCATTTACCATGGCCTTGCATAAGGTATCTGGTTTTGAGGCTCCAATTATTATTGATACTCCAGTTGCTCGAATTTCAAGTGAACAACGTGCGGCATTTGGAAGAGCTTTGGCCGATGTGAGTAAAGATAAACAAATGATTTTGCTGTTTACTCCTGATGAGTACTCTGATAATATCCGGGAAGTCATAGAGCCAATTGCAAGTCAAAAATATACGTATGAGCTCTCTCCTGATGAAGCTGAAACAAGATTAATCACTGTCGGAGAAATATAA